The Sporomusa termitida genome has a window encoding:
- a CDS encoding PaaI family thioesterase has protein sequence MFKLLRTYKKGESNMAESRSRFTPQTPDFANRVQASFTQQAVMNLIGAELVKVIPGEVEILMQFRDNLTQQHGFLHAGIITTIVDSACGYAALSLMPAGASVLTIEFKVNLLAPAKGERFLARGMVVKPGKTITVCSGEVFALGSEEPKLVATMTATMMTLQGRPGVSEG, from the coding sequence ATGTTTAAACTTTTAAGAACTTATAAGAAAGGTGAGAGTAATATGGCGGAATCAAGAAGTCGTTTTACCCCGCAAACTCCTGATTTTGCAAACCGTGTTCAAGCGAGTTTTACCCAACAAGCTGTGATGAATCTTATTGGTGCCGAACTAGTGAAGGTCATTCCGGGTGAAGTTGAGATTCTAATGCAGTTTCGTGATAATCTTACCCAACAACACGGTTTCCTACATGCGGGCATTATAACAACCATCGTTGATAGTGCCTGTGGTTATGCAGCTTTGAGTCTTATGCCTGCCGGGGCCTCGGTCCTGACAATTGAATTTAAGGTTAATCTTCTTGCCCCTGCGAAGGGTGAAAGGTTTCTAGCCAGAGGTATGGTCGTCAAGCCGGGGAAGACGATTACTGTTTGCTCAGGCGAAGTTTTCGCTTTAGGTTCAGAAGAACCAAAATTGGTAGCAACAATGACAGCAACTATGATGACACTTCAAGGTCGCCCTGGCGTCTCGGAAGGTTAG
- a CDS encoding CBO0543 family protein, which yields MDTFYQLVNAVIISAKISYFHWSTKEALALGWLVIAGFLAISCVLLFILIDKSRLREILLFGFILTFLFVCTDVIATEYGLWEYKTRIIPLKASIFPFSYTMNPIFHMLAYQYGNTWWRFVLLNTIVAGLFAFIAHPLYVWADVLWLGNWNYINSFIYLMAIPWGVRSFVIWIANIEQQYATENRRSTLFTALSPAMKLFDGDKDEK from the coding sequence ATGGATACTTTTTATCAATTGGTAAACGCGGTGATCATTTCGGCGAAAATTTCATACTTTCATTGGAGTACTAAAGAAGCTCTGGCTCTGGGGTGGTTGGTCATTGCTGGTTTTCTTGCGATATCTTGTGTGCTATTATTTATCCTAATCGACAAGAGCAGATTGCGTGAAATACTTTTATTTGGTTTTATATTGACATTTCTATTTGTATGCACTGACGTAATTGCGACTGAATATGGTCTGTGGGAATATAAGACCCGCATTATTCCTTTAAAGGCAAGCATATTCCCTTTTTCATATACCATGAACCCGATATTTCATATGTTGGCTTATCAATACGGTAATACGTGGTGGCGTTTTGTTTTACTAAACACTATTGTAGCGGGATTATTTGCTTTTATTGCCCATCCTTTGTATGTTTGGGCAGATGTATTATGGCTTGGAAATTGGAATTATATCAATTCATTTATATATCTCATGGCTATTCCCTGGGGCGTAAGGAGTTTCGTTATTTGGATTGCCAATATTGAGCAACAATACGCAACAGAAAACAGACGATCAACGTTGTTTACGGCACTCAGCCCGGCAATGAAATTATTTGACGGCGATAAGGACGAAAAGTAA
- a CDS encoding LysE family translocator produces MNITSFLIYCVIVTFTPGPTNIVILSTVQGFGIKRAMEYSYGATIAFGALLAISAILNTVLVSIIPKILIVMQIIGTLYILYLAYQIYKMDTSGSTEKQVATLRSGFIMQFVNPKVVLFTMTVIPSFVMPYYTDPHLLAIFVAIITAIGFLAFVTWVIFGAIFKEILLKYQKLVNVSMSLFLIYSAIMGSGLVELIGR; encoded by the coding sequence ATGAACATTACATCTTTTTTAATATACTGCGTTATTGTAACATTTACACCTGGACCTACCAATATTGTTATATTGTCTACGGTGCAGGGGTTTGGCATAAAAAGAGCTATGGAATATTCGTATGGAGCAACAATTGCCTTTGGGGCCCTACTTGCCATCTCCGCCATATTAAATACCGTGCTTGTGTCCATAATACCGAAAATATTGATTGTAATGCAGATCATAGGGACCCTTTATATTTTGTATTTGGCCTATCAGATATACAAAATGGATACATCAGGGTCAACTGAAAAACAAGTTGCAACGCTTAGGTCGGGTTTTATCATGCAGTTTGTAAATCCCAAGGTAGTGTTGTTTACAATGACGGTAATCCCCAGTTTTGTTATGCCATACTACACTGACCCCCATTTATTAGCGATATTTGTTGCGATTATTACTGCTATTGGCTTTTTAGCATTTGTCACTTGGGTGATTTTCGGGGCGATTTTCAAGGAAATCTTGCTGAAGTATCAAAAACTGGTTAATGTAAGTATGTCACTTTTTCTGATATATTCTGCTATAATGGGCTCAGGATTGGTTGAGCTTATTGGGAGATGA
- a CDS encoding TonB-dependent receptor plug domain-containing protein, protein MRRTRRVFTALVLAAATLTAGGQAFAQEESQSEVSEFAFDSYVVTASRIPEKLSKVAANVTVIANEAIEKGAFSQVSDILRAHNVHIPANGSVYSYPVINGDDRVLVLVNGRRMNWSHLVVSGNSRAFNMNNLAVKNIERIEIVRGPNSALYGSDAVGGVINIITKKSVEEKTTLAQDFGTWNDRRTTLTQQGGSDSLRYMFTIEKHKRDNYQFRNAISGNKDEFSDSYIDREYANLRVDKLYGSDKELSFEIEGMSENNGYGLYIKNPVSEGKVNQPGAERDGSDFNTSITYSWNKDRGKADFFRIYRNHSDAQTIYGTNPYKHKLYAVGAEYQQSWLVADTYTLISGLDVRREKFDQLSSGIQSGAHVSTSALFLENRLDLGNRWSLNLGARYDHHSDFGNDTTAHISLNKELSDVTNMYLAWGQSIKNPSMTMRYSNTENMIGNPDLVPESGDTWTLGLNSNLDKKTYLQTSLYISEMKNALAWQSGSPGKYINLNREKRRGLELSITRNMTADFKVSAGYSYAKVEKQNASDGYYLDYLNSRPNGYWLSTQYDNGRFDAGATLLAGTGRDESTYSNSSYVTLDLTAGYKLSGQTRIYAKGMNLTDEAYEMINTGKYPGRYPMLGRHFLMGIEHTF, encoded by the coding sequence ATGAGAAGGACAAGGCGGGTCTTTACAGCCCTGGTATTGGCGGCAGCAACGCTGACAGCAGGCGGCCAGGCGTTTGCGCAGGAAGAAAGTCAGTCGGAAGTTTCGGAATTTGCGTTTGACTCTTATGTGGTCACGGCTAGCCGCATTCCGGAAAAACTCAGCAAAGTGGCGGCGAATGTTACCGTTATTGCAAATGAGGCCATTGAAAAAGGGGCTTTTTCTCAGGTATCGGATATTTTGCGTGCTCATAATGTCCATATTCCGGCGAATGGCTCGGTGTATTCTTATCCGGTCATTAATGGCGATGACCGTGTATTGGTTTTAGTCAATGGAAGAAGAATGAACTGGAGTCATCTGGTTGTCAGCGGCAACAGCCGCGCGTTTAATATGAACAATCTCGCGGTAAAAAATATCGAAAGAATAGAAATTGTACGCGGGCCGAACTCGGCCTTATACGGCAGTGATGCCGTAGGCGGTGTGATCAATATTATCACCAAAAAATCTGTGGAAGAAAAAACGACTTTAGCCCAGGATTTCGGCACATGGAATGACCGGCGTACTACCTTGACGCAGCAAGGCGGCTCTGACAGTCTCCGGTATATGTTCACGATTGAAAAGCATAAACGCGATAATTATCAATTCCGCAATGCCATATCAGGGAACAAAGATGAATTTAGTGACAGCTACATTGACCGCGAGTATGCCAATCTGCGTGTCGATAAACTTTACGGCTCAGACAAAGAGCTTTCTTTTGAAATAGAAGGAATGTCTGAGAATAACGGTTATGGTTTATATATTAAGAATCCTGTTTCGGAAGGGAAGGTCAATCAACCGGGAGCGGAACGGGACGGCAGTGATTTTAATACGTCAATAACGTACTCCTGGAATAAAGATAGGGGCAAAGCCGACTTCTTCCGCATATACCGCAATCACAGCGATGCGCAAACAATCTACGGAACAAATCCCTATAAACATAAGCTGTACGCTGTAGGCGCGGAGTATCAGCAAAGCTGGCTTGTTGCCGATACCTACACGCTTATTTCCGGCTTGGATGTACGCCGCGAAAAATTTGACCAATTAAGCAGCGGGATCCAATCGGGAGCGCATGTCAGCACCAGCGCCTTATTTTTAGAAAACCGTCTTGATTTAGGCAATCGCTGGTCGTTAAATCTGGGCGCGCGTTATGATCATCACAGTGATTTCGGCAATGATACCACTGCCCACATTTCTTTGAATAAAGAACTTTCAGATGTCACCAACATGTATCTGGCCTGGGGGCAATCAATCAAGAACCCTTCCATGACCATGCGCTATTCCAATACGGAAAATATGATCGGCAATCCCGATTTAGTGCCTGAGAGCGGCGATACATGGACCCTTGGCCTCAACAGCAATCTTGATAAAAAGACGTATTTGCAAACCAGCCTGTACATCAGCGAGATGAAAAACGCCCTGGCCTGGCAAAGCGGCTCACCAGGTAAATACATAAATTTGAATAGAGAAAAACGACGCGGCCTGGAGCTTAGCATAACCCGGAATATGACGGCTGATTTTAAGGTAAGCGCCGGGTATTCTTATGCAAAAGTAGAAAAACAGAATGCCTCAGATGGTTACTATCTGGACTATTTAAACAGCAGGCCGAACGGCTACTGGCTGAGCACCCAATATGACAACGGCAGGTTTGATGCAGGCGCAACGCTTCTTGCCGGCACAGGGCGCGATGAATCGACCTACAGCAACAGCTCGTATGTAACGCTTGACCTGACCGCAGGCTATAAATTGAGCGGCCAAACAAGAATTTATGCCAAAGGCATGAACCTGACAGACGAAGCCTACGAGATGATAAACACAGGTAAATACCCCGGCAGATATCCTATGTTGGGGAGACACTTCCTCATGGGTATTGAACACACGTTTTAA
- a CDS encoding saccharopine dehydrogenase family protein, with product MEVKVTIKMAKHKVLVYGATGYTGKLICLRLKELNINFAIAGRDKAKVAELSSQLNVPNFVFATSDFGGWQEALSGCACLINAAGPFALTAENAMHACLQNKIHYLDISAEIPTYQLAAALDQQAKEAGIMIISGAGLFVAYDALVVHTAKRVKCAQQLFVAFSHYGGFSQGSIKSAKYIEELGLLIRENGELQQITDANPKAFDFGEGPQECFPTSLGGTILSYKSTAIPNIREYFQVQLSALTTNPTDIKNLPEGPTAEERAAGRNKLAVEVIGSSGDSAYSIADLPSGYTLTPLSVVAVTCRIVNGDFKAGYQTSGSAYGENIISDIPNSRIIDC from the coding sequence ATGGAGGTAAAAGTGACTATAAAAATGGCTAAGCATAAAGTCCTTGTTTATGGAGCGACTGGTTATACTGGTAAACTCATTTGCCTGAGACTCAAGGAACTTAATATCAATTTTGCTATTGCAGGAAGAGATAAAGCCAAAGTGGCTGAATTATCCTCGCAGTTAAATGTGCCCAACTTTGTTTTTGCAACTAGTGATTTCGGGGGATGGCAAGAAGCTCTTAGCGGGTGTGCATGCTTAATCAATGCGGCTGGGCCTTTTGCCCTTACTGCCGAGAACGCAATGCATGCCTGCTTGCAAAACAAAATTCATTATTTGGATATTAGCGCCGAAATACCAACTTACCAGCTCGCTGCAGCTCTGGATCAACAAGCAAAGGAAGCTGGAATTATGATAATCTCTGGAGCCGGCCTATTTGTTGCTTATGATGCCCTGGTTGTCCATACAGCGAAAAGAGTAAAATGCGCGCAGCAACTTTTCGTCGCATTTAGTCATTATGGTGGATTTTCGCAAGGCTCCATTAAGAGCGCCAAGTACATTGAGGAGCTCGGTTTACTGATTCGTGAGAATGGAGAGTTGCAACAAATCACTGACGCAAACCCGAAGGCTTTTGATTTTGGGGAAGGACCGCAAGAGTGTTTTCCTACCTCGCTAGGCGGGACTATCTTGTCCTATAAATCCACAGCAATTCCTAATATAAGAGAATACTTTCAGGTGCAATTATCGGCACTGACGACTAATCCTACAGATATAAAAAATCTTCCAGAGGGGCCAACCGCTGAAGAACGTGCTGCGGGGAGAAATAAATTAGCGGTGGAGGTGATTGGGAGCAGCGGTGATTCCGCCTATTCAATTGCCGACCTGCCTTCAGGGTATACACTAACGCCGTTGTCTGTCGTTGCCGTAACATGTCGGATAGTAAATGGAGATTTCAAGGCTGGGTATCAAACATCAGGCTCCGCTTATGGAGAAAATATCATAAGCGATATTCCGAATTCGCGTATTATTGACTGTTGA
- a CDS encoding prolyl oligopeptidase family serine peptidase, with product MWAAPKVDADLDRIVVDQRFYTAKDGTRIPMFIVRRRDATGPAPTLLYGYGGFGISMIPVWSPAWFAWVEQGGVLAVANIRGGGEYGKAWHDAGRLEKKQNVFDDFIAAGEYLKAGGTTPAAGLAIQGESGGGLLVGAVVNQRPDLFAASLAGVGVMDMLRYHRFTGGQLWMADFGDPAQEADFRNLRAYSPYHNIVPGRDYPAILATTADTDNRVVPGHTFKYIAALQAADLGPKPHLVRIETRAGHGAGKPLDKIIQEVADLWAFAAYWTGLNVEAAR from the coding sequence GTGTGGGCCGCACCGAAGGTCGATGCAGACCTCGACCGGATCGTGGTAGATCAGCGCTTCTACACCGCCAAGGACGGCACGCGCATTCCGATGTTCATCGTCCGGCGGAGAGACGCGACCGGCCCCGCTCCGACCTTGCTCTATGGCTATGGCGGCTTCGGTATCAGCATGATACCCGTCTGGTCGCCCGCGTGGTTCGCCTGGGTGGAACAGGGCGGCGTGCTGGCGGTGGCCAACATTCGTGGCGGCGGCGAATACGGCAAGGCGTGGCACGATGCGGGCCGGCTTGAAAAAAAACAGAACGTCTTCGACGATTTCATCGCCGCCGGCGAATATCTGAAAGCTGGTGGGACCACGCCCGCCGCTGGGCTGGCGATCCAGGGCGAATCCGGCGGCGGCCTTCTCGTCGGCGCCGTCGTCAACCAGCGCCCGGACCTGTTTGCGGCTTCCCTTGCAGGCGTCGGCGTCATGGACATGCTTCGCTACCACCGGTTCACCGGCGGACAGTTGTGGATGGCCGATTTCGGAGACCCCGCGCAGGAGGCGGATTTCCGCAATCTCCGTGCCTATTCGCCCTACCACAACATAGTGCCAGGCCGGGATTATCCCGCGATCCTGGCCACGACCGCCGACACGGACAACCGCGTCGTGCCAGGCCATACCTTCAAGTATATCGCTGCCCTTCAGGCTGCTGACCTCGGCCCGAAGCCGCACCTGGTTCGCATCGAAACCCGGGCCGGTCATGGCGCCGGCAAGCCGCTGGACAAGATCATCCAGGAGGTGGCCGACTTATGGGCTTTCGCCGCTTATTGGACCGGGCTCAACGTGGAGGCCGCGCGATAA
- a CDS encoding dihydroxy-acid dehydratase, with amino-acid sequence MYRSDFEPGTTRWAVRRAQWRAMSITDDDMKKPKIAVINTSSTLSSCFIHVNKVSEAVQNAIRMAGGLPFEVRTVAPSDFVTSAGKKARYLMPTRDLIVNEIECMVEGAVLDGMVCLSSCDKTTPAHIMAAVRLNVPTLVLTCGYQVGGYCSSGQFVDIDDVYEAVGALQAGTISLEDLTDMTEAAIQTPGVCAGLGTANSMHIVAEALGISLAGNSPVKAESRKLYDYARKVGERIVELINQNICPRDIVTEKAIENAIMVVQAVGGSVNTVRHLSAIATEAELDIDVVKMYENLASKIPLLTAVRPNGPYRTEDLEAAGGTRAVMKRLEDKLNKEILTVNGTTVAENIDDAKINDDRVIKTVKDPQSKRPGVAIFRGNIAPDGCIVKLSAVPQGIDRFEGPANIFDGEDEAIEAIGKGEIKKGDVIILRNMGPIGGPGTVFACSFVAAMNGAGLAPYVAVVTDGELSGLNRGIVVGQMMPEAAAGGPLAIVKQGETITIDMEARTIHAHIANAEIDERLSRWTPPAKPHLKAGTYLAQYCELVQPIAQGAVLGKRDFRKK; translated from the coding sequence ATGTACAGAAGTGACTTTGAACCAGGTACAACCAGGTGGGCAGTAAGAAGAGCGCAATGGCGTGCTATGAGTATTACGGATGATGATATGAAAAAACCGAAAATTGCGGTAATTAACACTTCTTCGACGTTATCAAGCTGCTTTATTCATGTGAACAAGGTCTCAGAAGCAGTGCAAAATGCGATTCGTATGGCTGGCGGGCTCCCTTTTGAAGTGAGAACCGTAGCGCCCAGTGATTTTGTTACCAGTGCTGGGAAAAAAGCGAGATATCTTATGCCAACGCGGGATCTGATTGTTAATGAAATTGAATGCATGGTCGAGGGAGCGGTGCTGGACGGCATGGTCTGCTTATCGTCATGTGATAAAACGACACCGGCCCATATTATGGCGGCCGTCAGGCTGAACGTGCCTACGCTGGTATTAACCTGCGGGTATCAAGTCGGCGGTTATTGCAGCAGCGGACAGTTTGTTGATATTGACGATGTCTATGAAGCGGTGGGGGCATTACAGGCCGGCACCATTTCCCTGGAAGATTTGACCGATATGACGGAAGCTGCAATCCAGACACCGGGGGTTTGTGCCGGCTTAGGTACAGCAAATTCGATGCATATTGTTGCAGAGGCGCTGGGCATATCCCTGGCTGGCAATTCGCCGGTAAAGGCTGAAAGCCGTAAGCTGTATGATTATGCACGCAAGGTTGGGGAAAGAATCGTTGAACTGATCAATCAAAATATTTGTCCTCGCGATATTGTCACAGAAAAAGCTATCGAAAACGCAATTATGGTCGTTCAGGCTGTGGGCGGCTCAGTTAATACGGTCCGGCATTTATCAGCTATTGCTACCGAGGCGGAACTTGATATTGATGTTGTGAAAATGTACGAAAATCTGGCAAGTAAAATTCCACTACTGACAGCTGTTCGTCCAAACGGACCATATCGTACAGAGGATCTGGAAGCCGCAGGTGGTACGAGAGCTGTTATGAAACGATTAGAAGATAAATTAAATAAAGAAATTCTTACAGTAAACGGAACAACTGTCGCGGAAAACATAGACGATGCCAAAATTAACGACGACAGAGTAATTAAAACTGTTAAAGATCCGCAAAGTAAACGTCCCGGCGTTGCGATCTTTAGAGGCAATATTGCACCGGACGGCTGTATCGTTAAACTCTCAGCCGTACCGCAGGGGATCGATCGGTTTGAAGGGCCTGCAAATATTTTTGACGGTGAAGATGAAGCCATTGAAGCGATTGGTAAGGGCGAAATCAAAAAAGGTGATGTTATTATTTTAAGAAATATGGGACCGATCGGTGGTCCTGGCACCGTGTTTGCCTGCAGTTTTGTCGCAGCTATGAACGGTGCCGGTCTGGCGCCTTATGTTGCGGTTGTTACTGACGGTGAATTATCCGGCTTAAACCGAGGCATCGTAGTTGGTCAGATGATGCCCGAAGCGGCGGCTGGCGGCCCATTGGCCATTGTTAAACAAGGAGAAACCATTACCATTGATATGGAAGCCAGAACTATTCATGCCCATATAGCTAATGCAGAAATTGATGAACGTTTAAGCAGATGGACACCTCCGGCCAAGCCTCATTTAAAGGCAGGTACTTATTTGGCGCAGTACTGCGAACTTGTACAGCCGATTGCGCAAGGCGCAGTGTTAGGAAAACGCGATTTCAGGAAAAAATAA
- a CDS encoding CBO0543 family protein — translation MNMDIILITANMLIHPTIVAVLYWQKPLPSRRLLNLFFFSSWLAFTSNLLGLHFGTWDFPSPTIGRPGTELLYGLLGLPPKAIMLVYLLKPSVSYNTVVIAIVSALTISWEWAGLKYSHLLVYHHWHLSLTYLAAFTAYSFLAFLWQKKVL, via the coding sequence ATGAATATGGATATTATTCTCATCACTGCCAATATGCTTATACATCCCACTATAGTTGCTGTTCTTTATTGGCAAAAACCTTTGCCTTCGCGGCGACTTCTGAATTTATTCTTTTTTAGTTCATGGCTTGCATTTACAAGTAATCTGCTAGGTCTTCACTTTGGGACGTGGGATTTCCCTTCACCAACAATTGGTCGGCCGGGGACAGAATTGCTGTATGGCCTTTTGGGCCTGCCACCTAAAGCAATAATGCTTGTGTACCTTTTGAAGCCGTCCGTTTCCTACAACACCGTAGTAATCGCCATTGTTTCAGCGTTGACCATCTCCTGGGAATGGGCTGGTCTAAAATACTCGCATCTTCTGGTATATCATCACTGGCACCTCTCTTTGACATATCTGGCGGCATTTACAGCCTATTCTTTTCTCGCATTTTTATGGCAGAAGAAAGTTCTATAG
- a CDS encoding AraC family transcriptional regulator, whose amino-acid sequence MARFIYKKSSDITALSASFTDFTYKKHCHEEYALGVTLRGIQEYNLDGSFHASYENGVMLFNPEQIHDGRAHDSSGLDYVMLYIEPRLFLDILGKKDMVRFAAPVVYNQALRNSILNLSNAIQREEDKVLCSELLLSLVDNFNPINIFIDYKRDNKLIHKAKEMIYSKLDDVMSLDEICKEFSISKYQFIRLFKANAGISPYQYFIFCKVNRAKQLLEKNKDIYSAVAECGFVDLSHLNKHFKRIYGITAFEYKSHLNMN is encoded by the coding sequence ATGGCAAGATTCATATATAAAAAATCATCAGATATCACTGCGCTATCAGCTAGTTTTACAGATTTCACATATAAGAAGCATTGTCATGAGGAATATGCATTGGGTGTGACCCTGCGTGGCATTCAAGAGTATAATTTAGATGGCAGTTTCCATGCGTCATATGAGAATGGGGTTATGCTCTTCAATCCTGAACAGATACATGATGGTAGGGCGCATGATAGTTCGGGTCTTGATTATGTTATGCTATATATTGAGCCGAGACTGTTTTTGGATATACTAGGAAAAAAGGATATGGTTCGTTTTGCAGCTCCAGTTGTCTATAATCAGGCTCTTAGGAATAGTATCTTAAATCTTTCAAATGCAATTCAGCGTGAAGAAGATAAAGTCTTGTGTAGTGAACTGCTCCTATCCCTCGTAGATAACTTTAATCCAATTAATATCTTTATCGATTATAAAAGAGATAATAAGCTAATTCATAAAGCCAAGGAAATGATTTATTCTAAATTAGATGATGTAATGAGCCTTGATGAAATATGCAAAGAGTTTTCTATCTCAAAGTACCAGTTTATCAGGTTATTTAAAGCTAATGCCGGAATTTCCCCATATCAATATTTTATATTTTGCAAGGTAAATCGTGCTAAGCAGTTACTAGAAAAAAACAAGGATATTTACTCGGCTGTAGCAGAATGCGGGTTTGTTGATTTATCTCACTTAAATAAGCATTTCAAAAGAATCTATGGAATAACAGCGTTCGAATATAAGTCACATTTAAACATGAACTAG
- a CDS encoding nuclear transport factor 2 family protein has translation MLTKLPQPVDAFFHAANGPDPDAFIANFTNNAILIDGAHEYSGINAIKEWSETDVFAAKVKYEVTNTVQRNQEIVVTARVDGNFDKTGLPDPLMLDHHFIIKEGKISRLTVQISKTSN, from the coding sequence ATGCTTACAAAACTGCCTCAGCCTGTTGACGCTTTTTTTCATGCTGCCAACGGCCCTGACCCTGATGCGTTTATTGCCAACTTTACCAATAATGCCATTCTTATTGATGGCGCTCATGAGTATAGTGGCATAAATGCAATCAAAGAATGGAGTGAAACCGATGTATTTGCGGCCAAAGTCAAATATGAGGTCACAAATACAGTTCAGCGCAACCAGGAGATTGTCGTCACTGCCAGAGTAGACGGTAATTTCGACAAAACCGGACTTCCCGACCCACTCATGCTTGACCATCATTTTATAATCAAAGAAGGTAAAATCTCCAGACTTACCGTTCAAATTTCTAAAACATCAAATTAA